The following is a genomic window from Pseudomonas lurida.
GCCACTGAAGTCGGCAGCGTGTACACCCCGGAAGAAATCCGCGCCATCAGCGTGACCTGCAAGGAGCTGGGGCTGAACCTGCACATGGACGGCGCGCGCTTCTCCAACGCGTGCGCGTTCCTGGGTTGCTCGCCCGCGGACCTGACCTGGAAAGCCGGCGTGGACGTGCTGTGCTTTGGCGGCACCAAGAACGGCATGGCCGTGGGCGAAGCGATCCTGTTCTTCAACCACAAGTTGGCCGAAGACTTCGACTACCGCTGCAAACAGGCGGGCCAGCTGGCGTCGAAAATGCGCTTCCTGTCTGCGCCATGGGTGGGCCTGCTGGAAAACGATGCCTGGCTCAAGCACGCACGCCACGCCAACCACTGCGCGCAGCTGCTGAGCAGCCTGGTGGCGGATATTCCCGGCGTGGAGTTGATGTTCCCGGTGCAAGCCAACGGCGTGTTCCTGCAACTCTCGGAACCGGCTATCGCAGCGCTGACCGACAAGGGGTGGCGTTTCTACACCTTCATCGGCAAAGGCGGCGCGCGCTTCATGTGTGCGTGGGATACCGAGGAAGAGCGTGTAAGAGAACTGGCAGCGGATATTCGGAAAGTGATGGAGGCCTGAAACGACGGGCCTTTCAGCGACTCTGCAGAGACTGTTTGTACGTATTTCTGACAGTATCTATCTACCCCTTGCGTTGGATAGGATCTCGTCACCCCGAACAAACGGACGCGTTCTTTCGGGGCTGAATGCCTGCCGAACATTCGGTCGGAAATGGAAATCCTGCAGAGGGCTACATCATGGAATATCAAAGCAACGGCGACACCCTTCAGAGCGACGGGACCGTCAACACCACCGTCATTGATTGGGATGAATTCAGGAAATACGCAAAAGTCGGCGACACTATCAAAGAGCCATCGAGGACGTTGAGGATCTACGACAAACTCTACGAACTGACAGCATCAGGTCAACATTTCGTCGTCCATATCTACGCCCAGTAACTGTTAAGGCCCGCGCCGGCGACTCATGGCCTCCGGCGCGGATCATGACAGTCAGAACTCGATGCGCACGTCGCCCTTTGGCACACTGCAGCACGACAGGATGTAGCCTTCGGCTTCGTCCTCTTCCGTAATCCCGCCGTTGTGGTCCATCTCGACCTCGCCCCCCAGCTTCATCACCTTGCACGTACCGCAGATGCCCATGCCGCAGGCTTTCGGGATCAACAAGCCGAGCTTGGCAGCTGCAGCATGCACGGTTTCGCCTGGGGCCACGCGAATGCTCTTGCCCGAGGCAATGAATTCCACCTGATGCAGGTCGGCAAGGTCGATTTCTGGCGCGTCGGCGGCTTGTTCAGCCTGTTCCACGGCATCCGCACGGGCTTCCGGCGGCGTGGCGCCGAAGGATTCCTCGTGATACCGGGTCATGTCGAAACCCGCCACTTCGAGCAGACGCTTCACTGCATTCATGTAAGGCGTAGGGCCGCAGCAGAACACTTCGCGCTCGAGGAAGTCCGGCACCATCAGTTCGAGCATCTTGTGGTTCAGGTAACCGCGATACCCCGCCCATGGCTCACCCAAGCCGTGTTTCTCGCAGATCAGGTGCAGGCTGAAGTTGTCGATCCGCGACGCCATGTGCTCCAGCTCGCGGTGGTAGATGATGTCCTTGGGCGAGCGCGCGCTGTGGATAAACGTCATGTCGACGTTGGCGTTGGTGTCGTAGAACCAGCGCGCCATGGACATGACGGGCGTGATGCCGACGCCGCCGCTGAGGTACAACACTTTCGGGCTGGGGAAATCGATGGCATTGAACAAACCTACCGGACCGTGCACCGCCAGCTCCTGGCCTTCGTGCAAGGTGTCGTGCAGCCAGTTGGAGACCTTGCCGCCGGGTACGCGCTTGATGGTCACCGAAAAGCTGTAAGGCACCGACGGCGAACTGGAAATGGTGTAGGAGCGCATGATCGGCTGGCCGTCGATTTCCAGCTCCAGGGTAACGAACTGCCCCGGCTTGAAAAAGAACAGGATCGGCTGGTCGGCCATGAAACAGAACGTGCGCACGTCCCAGGTTTCCTGGATGACTTTGACACAACGGACGATGTGCCGACCATTGGCCCAGGTCTGGGTAGTTACCGGATTCAGGAAATTGCTGGACATGTTGTTCTCCACCGCCGACGTCGGCCTTATGGTGGCGATTCTGCGTAACGCAAGAACCACCCATTTACCTATCTGCGACATTCACATACTTATCGCGACCAGCCCCCAACGACCTAGGGTTGCGCGTCGGGATCAGATTGGGCCATGTCGCCCATGGATAAGGTTCGCCGCATCGGCGGCCCCACACTCGCTCCCAACACAGACGCTTTCTTTACGCCTTGCTGCAAACCTGATCAGCCACTATTCGCCGGCCACACCGAATGGCCCTGAGGACACACACGATGGACGTCACCGCAACCTTAAGCTTGGGCGATCCGCTGGAACCCGCACGCAAGGCCACCGCGCAAATGCTGCAAGAGCGCGAGCGTACTTTCTCGCTGCCACAGCCGTTTTACTCTGATGAGCGGCTGTTCGATATCGACATGCAGGAGATCTTCCAAAAAGAGTGGCTGATCGCCGGCATGACCTGCGAGATCCCCACCAAGGGCAACTACCTGACCCTGCAAGTGGGCAAGAACCCCATCATCGTGATCCGTGGCGCCGAAGGCGTGGTACATGCCTTCCATAACGTGTGCCGTCACCGTGGCTCGCGCTTGTGCACCAGTGACAAGGGCAAGGTCGCCAAACTCGTTTGCCACTACCACCAGTGGACTTACGAACTGGACGGCCGACTGCTGTTCGCCGGCACCGAGATGGGCGCCGACTTCGACATGAAGCAGTACGGTCTCAAGCCAGTGAACGTGAAGACTGCCGGCGGCTACATTTTCATCAGCCTGTCGGAGAACCCACCGGCCATCGATGACTTCCTGTCGACGCTTAACCACTACATGGAACCCTACGACATGGAAAACACCAAGGTGGCGGTGCAAACCACCTTGATGGAAAAGGCCAACTGGAAGCTGGTGCTGGAAAACAACCGCGAGTGCTACCACTGCAACGCGTCACACCCGGAGCTGTTGAAAACCCTGCTGGAATGGGATGACGTCACCGACCCGCGCGCCGACCAGGCGTTCAAGGACCACGTTGCCGCCTCGGCCGCCGCCTGGGATGCCGAGAAAATCCCTTACGCCCATGCCAGCTTTGGCCTGCGTAATCGCATCGTGCGCATGCCGCTGCTCAAGGGCACCGTGTCGATGACCCTGGACGGCAAGCAGGGCTGCGCCAAGCTCATGGGCCGCATCAAGAACCCGGACCTGGGCTCGATGCGCATCCTGCACCTGCCTCACTCCTGGAACCACTGCATGGGCGACCACATCATCGTGTTCACCGTATGGCCGATCAGCGCCCAGGAGACCATGGTCACCACCAAGTGGTTGGTGCACAAGGACGCCGTGGAAGGTGTGGACTACGACCCGGCGCGCATGCGCGAGGTGTGGGACGCCACCAACGACCAGGACCGTCGCCTGGCCGAAGAAAACCAGCGCGGCATCAACTCCACCGCCTACCAGCCCGGCCCGTACTCCAAGACCTATGAGTTTGGCGTGGTGAACTTCGTCGACTGGTACAGCGAGCGCATGTTGAGCAACCTGGGGGCCGCACCGGCGCCTTACCTCAAGGGCGTTGCGGTTCACGAGTAACCCTCCCCTCCATGGGAGCCGGCAAGCCGGCTCCCACGCACTGTTCAAATTTTAATCAAAACCGTTGAACCCCTCTCCTGTCGTGCCCTCCAGCCTTTACCCAACAACTTATCCACAAAGCCACCCACAGCAATTGTGGGCAAGTGCGCCTTACGCCCTAAATTAAATCAAGAAAATCCGTGACTTATTTGCGTACCGGGTTTTTAGCCATGGTTGATCACTTATTGATCAAACCATTGGAAGCCTTGTATTACGTGACGTGCAGAGGTACGCAAACACCTTATCCACAGAAGCACCAACAGACTTTGGGGGCAACTTGAACGACGCTGTGGAAAACCCCTTCAAAGCTTCATAAATCGCGGTTCCCAGAGATCCAGGTGAATAAATCACCCAAATTGATCATATTTTGATCAGCCAACTGAAAGCCTTGATTTATATGGGCTGCAGCCGATAGCGAACACCTTATCCACAGAAGCGCCAACAGAGTATGGGGGCAACTCTGTGCGTAAAAATGCTCGGACAGCGCGAAAAAACCGAGTAAAAACCGTCAGTTACCCTGGTTGTTTTTCGTACAGAGGGCTGGAGGGCTTGATTCTAAGGGGCTGTGGACAGCCGCGAACAGGTTATCCACAGACGGGTCAACAGGGATTGTGGGTAATCTTACGGACAGTGCCAAAACCAATGTGGGAGCGGGCTTGCTCGCGAAGGCGCAGAGTCAGCCAACATAGGCACTGACGGGTCCACTGCATT
Proteins encoded in this region:
- a CDS encoding threonine aldolase family protein; its protein translation is MTDKSQQFASDNYSGICPEAWAAMEQANQGHQRAYGDDEWTHRAADGFRNLFETDCEVFFAFNGTAANSLALSSLCQSYHSVICSETAHVETDECGAPEFFSNGSKLLTARTENGKLTPESIREIALKRQDIHYPKPRVVTLTQATEVGSVYTPEEIRAISVTCKELGLNLHMDGARFSNACAFLGCSPADLTWKAGVDVLCFGGTKNGMAVGEAILFFNHKLAEDFDYRCKQAGQLASKMRFLSAPWVGLLENDAWLKHARHANHCAQLLSSLVADIPGVELMFPVQANGVFLQLSEPAIAALTDKGWRFYTFIGKGGARFMCAWDTEEERVRELAADIRKVMEA
- the gbcB gene encoding glycine-betaine demethylase subunit GbcB, producing MSSNFLNPVTTQTWANGRHIVRCVKVIQETWDVRTFCFMADQPILFFFKPGQFVTLELEIDGQPIMRSYTISSSPSVPYSFSVTIKRVPGGKVSNWLHDTLHEGQELAVHGPVGLFNAIDFPSPKVLYLSGGVGITPVMSMARWFYDTNANVDMTFIHSARSPKDIIYHRELEHMASRIDNFSLHLICEKHGLGEPWAGYRGYLNHKMLELMVPDFLEREVFCCGPTPYMNAVKRLLEVAGFDMTRYHEESFGATPPEARADAVEQAEQAADAPEIDLADLHQVEFIASGKSIRVAPGETVHAAAAKLGLLIPKACGMGICGTCKVMKLGGEVEMDHNGGITEEDEAEGYILSCCSVPKGDVRIEF
- the gbcA gene encoding glycine-betaine demethylase subunit GbcA — encoded protein: MDVTATLSLGDPLEPARKATAQMLQERERTFSLPQPFYSDERLFDIDMQEIFQKEWLIAGMTCEIPTKGNYLTLQVGKNPIIVIRGAEGVVHAFHNVCRHRGSRLCTSDKGKVAKLVCHYHQWTYELDGRLLFAGTEMGADFDMKQYGLKPVNVKTAGGYIFISLSENPPAIDDFLSTLNHYMEPYDMENTKVAVQTTLMEKANWKLVLENNRECYHCNASHPELLKTLLEWDDVTDPRADQAFKDHVAASAAAWDAEKIPYAHASFGLRNRIVRMPLLKGTVSMTLDGKQGCAKLMGRIKNPDLGSMRILHLPHSWNHCMGDHIIVFTVWPISAQETMVTTKWLVHKDAVEGVDYDPARMREVWDATNDQDRRLAEENQRGINSTAYQPGPYSKTYEFGVVNFVDWYSERMLSNLGAAPAPYLKGVAVHE